One genomic region from Syngnathus typhle isolate RoL2023-S1 ecotype Sweden linkage group LG17, RoL_Styp_1.0, whole genome shotgun sequence encodes:
- the arl6ip1 gene encoding ADP-ribosylation factor-like protein 6-interacting protein 1, with protein MVEGDNKSANMLAQETAQLEEQLQVWGEVILAGDRVLHWEKPWFPGALLGATTALFLLIYYLDPSVLTGVSSAVMMLCLADYLVPKLAPKVFGSNKWTTEQQQRFHEICGNMVKTQRRVLGWSRRLCTLKEEKPKMYFTSVISGLLAVAWIGQQVHNLLLTYLIVSLMLLLPGLNQHGVLSKYAAMAKREINKLIKNKEKKNE; from the exons ATGGTCGAAGGAGACAACAAGAGCGCCAACATGCTG GCACAGGAAACAGCGCAGCTGGAGGAGCAACTTCAGGTGTGGGGTGAGGTGATCCTGGCTGGGGATCGTGTCCTGCACTGGGAGAAGCCGTGGTTTCCTGGAGCGCTCTTGGGCGCCACCACCGCGCTTTTTCT GCTTATTTACTACCTGGACCCGTCGGTACTGACGGGCGTGTCGAGTGCTGTCATGATGCTGTGCTTGGCCGACTACCTGGTACCCAAGCTGGCGCCCAAAGTCTTTGGCTCTAACAAGTG GACCacagagcagcagcagcgcttCCACGAGATCTGCGGCAACATGGTGAAGACTCAGCGTCGTGTGCTGGGCTGGTCGCGCCGTCTGTGCACGCTCAAGGAGGAGAAACCAAAGATG tactTTACATCAGTGATCAGCGGCTTGTTGGCGGTGGCCTGGATCGGGCAGCAAGTGCACAACCTCTTGCTCACCTACCTGATAG tgagtttgatgctgctgctgccaggTCTCAACCAGCACGGTGTCCTGTCCAAGTACGCCGCCATGGCCAAGAGAGAAATCAACAAGCTGATTAAGAACAAGGAGAAGAAGAACGAGTAG
- the srrm2 gene encoding serine/arginine repetitive matrix protein 2, with product MYNGIGLTTPRGSGTNGYVQRNLSTLRSKRPRDDRGGERDEKDRERLELQLNRQPNADILEHQRKRQLEVECAKFQDMMEEQGYSAEEIEEKVNSFRMMLQEKNQPQPPAADDKTSVTETHALAAANQQKNDRLRAAFGISSDYVDGSSFHADRKVKEKEKREQERLEKQQQQQQQQQQQQMQQQQKYTLVEDSDESDSPPKKRSRKKKKKTKKRAGSQSPSSPPRREKKSKKKKKKRESSASEEDDSSSDDKQKKASKKKKKQASKSPTKNKAAAQRSVSSTSSRSRSPAPLRSRKTQQVDNGHRPRSADRRRGGNDQSPRRGGGDEREKERGVASLSRRRRDSTSPDRKKETERSKERQGERRRSQSKEPDKRKRDSEKGARRSSRSKERDKQRGGPTSPQGGKDKGRGRRSTSREKPEKAKPCPPQRTRHDSSSPSPAKEDARTGRSRREEEKNAGKRDTRTRHESSSPSPPRADANIGRNRREEERNAGKRETRTRHDSSSPSPPRADAKTGRSRRAEREEEKNAAKRDTRTRNKSSSPSSPKVEARTGRSRREDERNVGKRDMTTRHESFSPSPPRVDAKTGRSRDAQQEKEKNAGKRDTRTRRHTSSPSPESRNRGDSLQTYKSREAAKRADASSRPPPRHSRSPPFNGRQDQSRGDGGRTSDQAPGSRRKPDTKTRSPPKQQVQEQKQNGSDSDSSSSSSSSSSSSSSSSSSEDEDQPETRENRSSASIGAAARRFVTNGRPETSQEPRRPPERTQDNMERPAHRAPADPPLGKNHMDRHSPREKPIRRSRSPAAHRATPPKQYQDHSRRSSPPPSHLRDRGWERTVRRSRTRSPRRRSPLIRMRRPPSPPPRRRDSRSPIRRRDSRSPSPVRRRPPTPSPPPLLRRRTSRSPVRRRTSRSPVRRRTSRSPVRRRTSRSPMRRRTSCSPMRRRTSCSPMRRRTSRSPRGKRNSRTPSPPARRRPSPSPLPPKGRRPISPSPKGAAHAASSEGVRAQASQVDKRPGRPEQRAPLERIVQQPRPSSSSSSSSDSSSSSSSSSPSPPPANRKETNPPEREKKNQMEDERPERRMPKSGSDTSAARGDASRGSNDQSERRKSTPARREIVTERGINGKESNKKASQSSSSSSSSSSSSSSSSSSSSSSDSSDSEAQPGKGKAKAQQSQSSSSSDTEKDKKDKSGGAPGRLPADSLRDSRSLSYSPPRHMRKAPTSGRESGGRPR from the exons ATGTACAATGGCATTGGCCTGACCACTCCCCGGGGCAGCGGAACCAATGGCTACGTTCAGCGCAACCTGTCCACGCTACGGTCCAAGCGGCCCCGTGATGATCGCGGCGGCGAGCGTGATGAAAAGGACCGCGAGCGGCTGGAACTTCAACTCAACCGGCAGCCCAACGCAGACATTCTGGAGCACCAGAGGAAACGGCAgctggaggtggaatgcgcCAAGTTTCAGGACATGATGGAGGAGCAGGG ATATTCGGCAGAAGAGATCGAGGAGAAGGTGAACAGCTTCCGAATGATGCTGCAGGAAAAGAATCAGCCGCAGCCTCCCGCCGCTGATGACAAAACCAG CGTGACCGAAACGCACGCCTTGGCGGCGGCCAACCAGCAGAAGAACGACCGGCTCCGAGCTGCCTTCGGCATCTCCAGCGACTACGTGGACGGCTCGTCCTTCCACGCCGACCGCAAGgtgaaggagaaggagaagcgCGAGCAAGAGCGCCTGGaaaagcagcagcaacaacaacaacaacaacaacaacaacaaatgcagcagcagcagaaataTAC GTTGGTCGAGGACTCAGACGAGTCGGATTCCCCACCCAAGAAACGCAGtcgcaagaagaaaaagaagaccaaaaagagagccgg CTCACAGAGTCCCTCGTCGCCTCCTCGCCGAGAGAAAAaatccaagaagaagaagaagaaacg TGAGTCCTCAGCGTCGGAGGAGGATGACAG TTCCTCAGACGATAAGCAGAAGAAGGCgtcaaagaagaaaaagaagcaagcgAGTAAAAGTCCTACAAAGAACAAGGCGGCGGCGCAGCGGAGCGTCTCGTCCACGTCGTCCCGCAG TCGCTCGCCTGCGCCGCTGCGATCACGCAAGACACAACAGGTGGACAACGGGCACAGGCCAAGATCTGCGGACCGGAGACGAGGCGGGAACGACCAGAGTCCGCGACGTGGAGGAGGTGACGAG agagagaaagagaggggagTGGCTTCCCTTTCCAGGAGGAGGCGGGACTCTACCTCTCCCGACAGAAAAAAAGAGACTGAAAGGAGCAAAGAGCGGCAGGGCGAAAGGCGGCGTTCACAAAGTAAAGAGCCAGACAAGAGAAAGAGGGATAGCGAAAAGGGCGCCCGGAGGAGCTCCAGGAGCAAAGAGAGGGACAAACAGAGAGGGGGACCAACAAGTCCACAAGGTGGCAAAGACAAAGGTCGAGGAAGGCGTTCCACCAGCAGAGAAAAGCCAGAAAAAGCAAAGCCGTGTCCTCCCCAGAGGACAAGACATGactcttcttctccttcaccTGCCAAAGAGGATGCCAGGACTGGTCGCAGTAGaagagaggaagagaagaaCGCCGGGAAGCGGGACACCAGGACCCGACACGAATCCTCTTCTCCTTCACCACCCAGAGCAGACGCCAACATTGGTCGCAACagaagagaggaggagagaaacgCCGGCAAGCGGGAGACCAGGACCAGACATGACTCCTCTTCTCCTTCACCGCCCAGAGCAGATGCCAAGACTGGTCGCAGCAGAAGAGCGGAACGAGAGGAAGAGAAGAACGCCGCAAAGCGGGACACCAGAACCCGAAACAAATCCTCTTCTCCTTCATCGCCCAAAGTGGAGGCCAGGACTGGTCGCAGTAGAAGAGAGGATGAGAGAAACGTCGGAAAGCGGGACATGACGACCAGACACGAGTCATTTTCTCCGTCACCTCCCAGAGTCGACGCCAAGACTGGTCGCAGCAGAGATGCGCAACAAGAGAAGGAGAAGAACGCAGGGAAGCGGGACACGAGGACCAGACGCCACACTTCGTCCCCGTCTCCTGAGAGCAGAAACAGAGGAGACTCACTGCAAACGTATAAGAGCAGAGAGGCCGCAAAAAGAGCAGATGCCTCTTCTCGCCCTCCACCTCGTCATTCTCGTTCGCCGCCCTTCAACGGACGCCAGGACCAAAGTCGAGGAGATGGAGGGAGGACGTCTGACCAGGCACCGGGAAGTCGGCGCAAACCTGACACAAAGACCAGAAGTCCTCCAAAGCAGCAGGTgcaggaacaaaaacagaacGGCAGTGACAGCGACTCATCCTCGTCCTCATCCTCGTCTTCGtcgtcatcatcttcatcgtcCTCGTCAGAAGACGAAGACCAACCCGAGACAAGAGAAAACAGAAGTTCCGCTTCCATCGGAGCAGCCGCTCGAAGGTTCGTCACCAACGGACGCCCCGAGACCTCACAAGAACCCCGAAGACCCCCCGAGCGGACACAAGACAACATGGAGCGGCCCGCTCACAGAGCCCCCGCCGACCCCCCTCTAGGAAAAAACCATATGGACCGCCATAGTCCACGGGAAAAGCCCATCAGGAGGTCTCGCTCTCCGGCGGCCCACCGTGCCACCCCGCCCAAACAGTACCAGGACCACTCCAGGAGAAGTAGTCCTCCTCCGTCCCACCTCCGGGACCGAGGATGGGAACGGACTGTCAGACGTAGCAGGACCAGGAGCCCCCGGAGGCGCAGCCCTCTGATCAG GATGCGCCGCCCACCTTCGCCGCCCCCCAGGAGACGCGACAGTCGCTCGCCAATCAGGAGGCGTGACAGCCGCTCGCCCTCGCCAGTGCGCAGGAGGCCGCCCACTCCCTCCCCACCGCCATTGCTTAGGAGGCGCACCAGTCGCTCGCCGGTGAGAAGGCGCACCAGTCGCTCGCCGGTGAGAAGGCGCACCAGTCGCTCGCCGGTGAGAAGGCGCACCAGTCGCTCGCCAATGAGGAGGCGGACCAGTTGCTCGCCAATGAGGAGGCGGACCAGTTGCTCGCCAATGAGAAGGCGAACTAGTCGCTCGCCAAGGGGAAAGCGCAACAGTCGCACACCGTCACCACCTGCCAGGAGGCGTCCCAGCCCCTCGCCGTTGCCCCCAAAAGGGAGGAGGCCAATTAGTCCCTCGCCAAAAGGGGCTGCTCATGCTGCGTCCTCAGAAGGCGTCCGGGCGCAAGCTAGCCAAGTGGACAAGCGTCCGGGCAGGCCAGAGCAGCGGGCGCCACTCGAGAGAATCGTTCAGCAGCCCAGACCGTCCTCGTCTTCATCGTCTTCCTCCGACTCCTCGTCCTCATCCTCGTCATCATCGCCTTCTCCGCCGCCGGCAAACAGGAAAGAGACCAATCCTCCGGAGCGGGAGAAGAAAAATCAGATGGAAGACGAGAGACCAGAGCGCAGGATGCCGAAAAGCGGTTCAGACACCTCGGCGGCTCGCGGGGATGCGTCACGAGGCTCCAACGACCAATCGGAGCGCAGGAAGTCGACCCCGGCCCGGCGGGAAATTGTCACCGAGCGCGGCATCAATGGAAAGGAATCCAACAAGAAAGCAAGCCAGAGCAGCAGctcttcatcttcatcctcatcctcctcttcatcctcctcctcatcctcctcctcttcagacAGCTCAGACTCAGAGGCGCAACCAGGAAAAGG GAAAGCTAAAGCTCAGCAGTCccaatcctcctcctcctcagacaCCGAAAAAGACAAGAAGGACAAAAG